The following are encoded together in the Oncorhynchus kisutch isolate 150728-3 linkage group LG8, Okis_V2, whole genome shotgun sequence genome:
- the LOC109896095 gene encoding tetraspanin-15, translating into MPSYKEVRNSNRFYYFIKFTLNVYSMLFSLLGLCVLCVGVYAEVERQKNRTLEGVFLAPAVVLILLGLVMFTVSLVGMVGSLRDNKTLLHMFLCVLCVLLFLQAVALIVALIFEKKTSALFQSSIREGIKHYYDDLDFKNILDFVQQKFSCCGGDDYKDWGVNQYHFCNGTGPLACGVPYTCCVPHKVGEVVNTLCGYKTLSQQRELLDEVIHVRGCIHAVNLWMGDNVGATIGLCCAIGLPQLMGIMLSCMFWNLLVEMSESMDMVDFKILKRAGFEYSELDLAGAGCCLCLPRDGGYLPLPALDPILSDPDLKPIPIRVQRPLPVQVHKPLAQSLQDLQLSGLRLDEVDIGRKQNKQKRREY; encoded by the exons ATGCCTTCATACAAAGAAGTGAGAAACAGCAACCGCTTCTATTATTTCATCAAATTCACCTTAAATGTCTACTCAATGCTCTTCTCG ctcctgggcctgtgtgtgttgtgcgtggGGGTGTATGCGGAGGTGGAGCGTCAGAAGAACCGTACCCTGGAGGGGGTGTTCCTGGCCCCCGCTGTGGTGCTAATCCTGCTGGGCCTGGTGATGTTCACCGTCTCCCTGGTGGGCATGGTGGGCTCCCTCAGGGACAACAAGACCCTGCTACacatg TttttgtgtgtcctgtgtgtgctACTGTTCCTGCAGGCTGTGGCTCTCATCGTTGCGCTCATCTTTGAGAAAAag acaTCAGCCCTGTTCCAGAGCAGTATACGAGAGGGAATTAAACACTATTACGATGATCTGGACTTCAAAAACATCCTGGACTTTGTGCAACAGAAG ttctcttgtTGTGGTGGGGACGACTACAAGGACTGGGGTGTCAATCAATACCATTTCTGCAATGGCACCGGGCCACTGGCCTGTGGCGTCCCTTATACATGCTGTGTCCCCCACAAG GTGGGAGAGGTTGTCAACACTCTTTGTGGTTACAAGACTCTCAGCCAACAG cgTGAGCTCCTGGATGAGGTGATCCATGTGCGGGGCTGTATCCATGCTGTCAACCTGTGGATGGGAGACAACGTGGGAGCAACTATTGGACTCTGCTGTGCTATAGGGCTGCCACAG CTGATGGGCATCATGCTGAGCTGTATGTTCTGGAACCTTCTGGTGGAGATGAGTGAGTCCATGGACATGGTGGACTTCAAGATCCTCAAGAGGGCTGGCTTCGAGTACAGCGAGCTGGACCTGGCTGGTGCTGGATGCTGCCTGTGTCTGCCCAGAGACGGAGGCTACCTCCCTCTGCCAGCCTTAGACCCCATCTTGTCTGACCCTGACCTAAAGCCCATCCCCATCCGGGTCCAGCGGCCCCTGCCCGTCCAAGTCCATAAGCCCCTGGCCCAATCCCTCCAAGACCTCCAGCTATCTGGGCTTAGACTGGATGAGGTAGACATTGGGCGTAAGCAGAATAAGCAGAAAAGAAGGGAATATTGA